The sequence aacaaaaataaagaaaataaggccaaacaaaagttggagcaggggggattggacacacgtccttttcaacctcccattatatgttgagctgtgctggtcggaatcttcatgcattccgacagcgtgtttactaaacaaagttgaagggtgcttggatacacgttattttcaatttccaacatccaaagacatgtttagctgtgttgatcggagactaatacattccgacagcttaaaatacaaatatgtataattgacaaatataagttccaaattttgttgccttaagctgggagcactggatgattggaaacgcgtcctttccaaccttccttaaatgagtggctcccagactcgtccgtttgtcacgctagtaaatatgctgatcggaatcacatggcattccaacagcatattcaatacaaataagtgattataacaatgaattgtacttagtagtttaagttttatgcCTAAACAgccgtaggtaggtaggttgaactggccggtccatgaggacctcacatagactgattgagtccgtagtgttaccagaagtttgttttaacgaccaaactgaaaaaccctatcaaaaaccaggacctatgttataaaatacctccgtcctcttggcaaatactagaagcttcctaggacttaagccacttgctgcttctagatctgacagctgtatcactcctaatagctggagtcttagcctggcaagtgcagggcacgagcacagaacgtgctcgatcgtttcctcctccaacccgcacttcctacatctgctatcactgaccaagcctagtttaaaggcatgtgacgacagaaggcagtgtccagtcagaatacccgtcatgagtctacagtcctctctttttaatgataggagcaactgtgttagtctaaggttgtaagacctacacataatcttcgacactttacagccccgcgcttgaacccacgcctttcccgcttggtcgatcatgtgcacctctcgccttcgcttaatttcgtccagtctaattgggacgtctacggagcaagcttcaagggatgcgccctttttagctagttcgtccgctttttcattcccatctattcccatatgccctgggacccaatatagatatatgcttctccctgtcccgattctctccagagactgcttacactataacacgcatttagatgctgtgctatgcgagattattgctttattgctgcttgactgtcaatataaaagttaacacggttgcagcttaagctattctcttccagggtttctactgctttggttacggctaatatttccgcttgaaaaatgctacagtaatccggcagcctgtaggatctgcttatttcgggatcagcgcagtataccgcagaccctactccttccactactttggaaccatcggtgtacacatatatcgcctcgtccgccatatGCGCAATCTTGCGCCatccgtccacctctattgtggccttaagatctccctcgaagcgcagattgggaatcatgtagtctgttcgtcttgtgattgatgacgctatactactatggccatatggtcggcgctcaagctgccccgaagcaccgagcctggttgcggtcgttaacgctttgttctttgctaccaggtctacaggtgggatgtgcaaagtggcatacagtgcagccgtcggggttgttttcagggctcccgtaatgctaagcatcgatagtctgcataccccctctaattttttgaggtatgttgttttttgtgtggctttccaccaaacaagaactccatagtatagaatagggcttacaatcgctgtaaaaacccaatgagaaatagagggcgataggccccacgtacaccccagcattgttttacatgcatagagtgccgttgaggcgttcttgaccctctcctccacgttgagcttccatgacagcttactgtctaggatgattcctagatattttgtgcaaggtttctcctgtaaggtcacccttcctaacttaggcctggtccaatttgggaccttgtacctctttgtaaacaagaccatatccgtcttctgcgcattgactttcaacccgacattagatgcccaggtatgaatatcgcgaagcgcccgatccatgaaagaactaatcgttggaaggcactttccacttatgacaattgcaatctgcgtaagccgtaagttttacgggtccctcatcgaattgcctgagcagttggttgatgaacagcgtccacagtagaggtgatagcatccctccctgcggcgtgcccctgtccactgatttcgtggcctcgtacaatccccattgtgatgtaatctttctgcaatttaacatgcagccgatccatctgattaaagcaggatgtactttaatgtaattaagaccatccataatcgcccattttgcaacattattgaaagccccggcaatgtccaagaagactcctacagcatactccttatattccagggatttctctatgcttattaccaccctatgcaatgcggtgtctaccgacttaccttgggtgtacgcatgctgtgttgtggagagcagcttttcatccacgaccgccctacttgagacttgtagcatggccgggaatataccatctgggcccggcgatttaaacttagaaaacatcttCACTGCCCAcgcgatcttggtatcggtcaccaagccctgcactactagctccgtgatcgaagtgtgagtgatgtctgctggctcctctaaaccgtctcccgatgggaaatgtgtatcgagaagcacctcaagggattcctcactattacgtgaccattccccattctctttctttattagtccctggactatgtttccctttgctaggacttttttccaccgtgctgtttcgctggagcactctatgtccgtacagaaacttttccatgagtttctcttcgccctggtaatttcatgcttgtaaatcctcagtagatccctgtactcgtcccgacacgcttcgctttccgcggtctttgcgagcttaaacatttcttttacctgtcttcttagtaaactcagctcattgctccaccatagcggctttgcttttcctctgaatcttcttagagggcaagctttgttatacgcagtcataagcgtccttgttaggaattcattcgactcctccagttcctctacattagcaacctctttgagttgtcccagttttgtttctacatgtttctggaatttagtccagttcgttgacctagggtttctaaaggttcctcccttctctaccctctgtagggggatgttgaagctgatatacgcatggtcggagaaggatggtctaaaaaagaaccatccaatcataccttgatatatcacgctcggagctcaatgtaatatccagaacattgctggatgttggaccaatgtatgtagggatatttcccctgttggctatctgcaaattggtttgcagaatgtaacaaaacagagattcgcctctctcgttcgtatctgctcttccccacgcattgtggtgcgcatttgcatctgcgcctatgaccaaccgccctttgcgtccttcctcctgtactagccttttgcactttttgaggaaatacggcacttgaaaacacagccgtatgaagctaaaaaacacaagcatgtcttcagtgaactccacaaaaaggcgtcagacctctatgccggtgattcctgtactcaaagaacaaaattagcagaggaggaacgcctagggaaacgcgagtagtcactctagctcgacttcgatctggataccgtaacaggttaaactattacctatccagaatcaacaccgacatacaaaacattgtcctgcttgtaatgtgtccccacataacaccaaccatctctttaactgtattgtgtaaccaacgcctctaacactcctctcattatggtccacccctgttgaaacagaaagtttttttggactcccgttagaggacattgatgacaatttgtgatcggtcgcacctattggatggggcgaagcactgctacaacaacagcagcaggcGGACAagcggaaagagaggcagcaactgcatgacccatcgatcccgagccgttcctgctagttggctcacaggggcatttattagtagaagggagggaaaagagagaagaacactggcgcaatatgctaggcctgagtcaatctaagttactgttagggggttacagcacaactcgatatagggcattaatagacctctcgaaagataacctaagaatcctaacggctattcttacaggacactgtagactgaacagtcacatgcaaaagctgggtataatatcgaacaacacatgccgcttttgtgatggatcagcagacggcggaccatatccttctagaatgcgacgcaatttcaagacgtagggctaagtttacgGGCTCATCATGGctagagcattcccacatttaatccctcaagccaagaacactgctggggttcatcaaggaagtcggctaggatgaggtggtgtgaaggagatgtgcaagttactgtgcaatcctcaataaattatctatctatctacgttccggtaacaagcaccattgaggtactacattaaaccttctagggattgaatattaataatgaccgcaatgcgaaagtctgctaaaatgtaccattctccatggaatgctcgatatattactttccacgttttgaaacagtgatgaaaagagcaaaattcactaaaattttaactggctgtgggtaataaggtgttgatgtcctctcttaacgcaatgtaatgacaactgcgacgcagggaaaatgacaagaatcttgtaaatctactgataataattaattaattcctccccttctatgcagttctatgcatacatatatatgtattttactctccaaatgctaattaaaaaaatcaattggtatttacatgaacttcgaactctgtcgtatttgcattcttcagttgattatcaacaaaagcatgacaaattatcactaacaaattcatacatgttgtttatatatttaatatggtagacaATTTAcctaccctttctggtgcgatgattcctgtacaatcgggcctgactagacgcgatttttttttccTTAAGAGAGCGCGCTTAcagcgaaccatatcatgttatggcacaccttttgtgatgcaaacaatcaaagaaatttctgcttctaggatagcagcagcagctcccggtggcgccacataaacagttgcatgcggatcagttgccttttctgctacggctacctattcaattttaattcacattacattatctactattgcaatttttaatcaatactaatcaatataaattaccgacccaaatactggcaaaccaagatgcgtagttccacacttttttagggaaatacattcAACCAGTTTgttaccgtattccaaagcatgttggttgtgtaaagtaccttgtttagcggtaaatccttggcaaatgacacgtgaatctgcatttaattgtaggtttcctctggttttggcatattctgagctgaatcgcaccccggcggagatgctatctattagaataatataacattttttttattatttaaaaatgcacatacgtatgaatgaaaatcagaaagtaaataatgttgttgttgttgtagcgctaagggcactccccgttatcgactttgttggtcctttgccggatgcagatcgggtacgttccgggaaccattaaggtactagcctgaccatctcgggagcgatttagtatgacatgaaaccttctaggccatcccgtcgattctatacaacttaatatggtaacgatttaaaagacggtgcaccacctaatttttatcaaaaattatcaaacgtggaatcaaaagacgcgcctcgagctccgttttt is a genomic window of Eurosta solidaginis isolate ZX-2024a chromosome 4, ASM4086904v1, whole genome shotgun sequence containing:
- the LOC137250152 gene encoding succinate--CoA ligase [ADP/GDP-forming] subunit alpha, mitochondrial-like isoform X2 — protein: MLKLHIFNCWNGGNSADSKIEKQEELPNILLPFKNNKDSISAGVRFSSEYAKTRGNLQLNADSRVICQGFTAKQGTLHNQHALEYGNKLVECISLKKCGTTHLGLPVFGSVAVAEKATDPHATVYVAPPGAAAAILEAEISLIVCITKGVP
- the LOC137250152 gene encoding succinate--CoA ligase [ADP/GDP-forming] subunit alpha, mitochondrial-like isoform X3, with product MWNKFYEDSISAGVRFSSEYAKTRGNLQLNADSRVICQGFTAKQGTLHNQHALEYGNKLVECISLKKCGTTHLGLPVFGSVAVAEKATDPHATVYVAPPGAAAAILEAEISLIVCITKGVP